Proteins encoded within one genomic window of Fusarium musae strain F31 chromosome 4, whole genome shotgun sequence:
- a CDS encoding hypothetical protein (EggNog:ENOG41), with protein sequence MPSTESQSDAAQRIKRFMELVPIKPGNRVLDLACGTGLEAVIAARHIGDDGIVVGVDITEAMLSEARKKLDHDEALDRRLRLVRHSVTDLTGCPNADRGSFDLILCSNAFVLFKNPKEVVAHWREYLKLGGRVAIDITHEYNLRSGLLLENVARRLGMPFPSNRTWIKSKESFSEILESCGFVVERVGTLEKIVGLGSTYLGLDKADEQFDYVVNGPLTASIVTEELRVKGREYFKEEWHNAADDGKVEVSDIFYVYIARKV encoded by the exons ATGCCTTCGACAGAAAGTCAATCAGATGCCGCTCAGCGCAT CAAGCGATTCATGGAACTTGTTCCCATCAAACCCGGCAATCGCGTTCTAGACCTCGCCTGTGGAACTGGCCTGGAGGCTGTCATTGCAGCAAGACACATCGGCGATGACGGGATTGTCGTTGGTGTCGATATAACTGAAGCGATGCTCTCGGAAGCACGCAAGAAGCTGGATCACGACGAAGCATTGGATCGCCGCTTGAGACTTGTACGACACAGCGTCACTGACTTGACTGGTTGCCCAAATGCCGACAGGGGCAGCTTCGATCTCATTCTATGCTCAAACGCCTTTGTTCTGTTCAAAAACCCAAAGGAAGTTGTCGCCCATTGGCGGGAGTATCTCAAGCTAGGCGGCAGAGTTGCGATCGATATCACTCATGAGTATAACCTTCGCTCAGGCCTGCTATTAGAGAACGTCGCTCGCCGATTGGGCATGCCATTCCCCTCCAACCGAACCTGGATCAAGTCTAAAGAGTCTTTTAGTGAGATACTGGAAAGTTGTGGTTTCGTTGTCGAAAGGGTTGGGACTTTGGAAAAGATTGTTGGACTTGGCTCAACGTATCTCGGTCTTGACAAGGCAGATGAGCAGTTTGACTACGTTGTCAATGGCCCTCTGACTGCCTCAATCGTAACGGAAGAGTTGAGAGTTAAAGGGAGGGAATATTTTAAGGAAGAGTGGCACAATGCTGCAGATGATGGCAAGGTCGAAGTATCTGATATTTTCTACGTCTATATCGCCAGGAAGGTTTGA
- a CDS encoding hypothetical protein (EggNog:ENOG41), giving the protein MSESKLKVLLFDIGGVCVVSPFQAILDYELSLGIPPGWVNYSISRTAPNGFWHRLEKGEIEMNEEFFRGFSQDLHDTVRWETFYEREQSKNPSLPKETPPVPSIDAEWLFNEMMTVSNSPDPWMFPALRKLKEDRRFILAALSNTVIFPPGHKLHLDHFFDEPVRQIFDVFISSAHVGMRKPDPAIYKLALDRVNEFAKANALSARGKSLNWEAGIKAEEVIFLDDIGENLKEARRQGLRTIKVNLGRAFEAVDELERVTGLKLAGDHPRISIRGKAQKVKAKM; this is encoded by the exons ATGTCAGAGTCCAAGCTCAAAGTCCTGTTGTTCGATATAGGGGGTGTTTGT GTCGTTTCTCCTTTCCAAGCAATCCTCGACTATGAATTAAGCCTGGGGATCCCTCCAGGGTGGGTCAACTATTCGATATCCAGGACTGCTCCCAATGGCTTCTGGCATCGTTTGGAAAAAGGAGAAATCGAGATGAATGAAGAGTTCTTCAGGGGCTTCAGCCAAGACCTTCATGATACCGTCAGATGGGAAACCTTCTATGAGCGAGAGCAAAGCAAAAACCCCAGTCTCCCAAAGGAAACCCCTCCCGTTCCCTCAATCGATGCAGAATGGCTTTTCAACGAGATGATGACCGTTTCTAACAGCCCTGACCCATGGATGTTCCCAGCATTGAGAAAGTTGAAGGAGGATAGGCGATTCATTCTCGCAGCGCTGAGCAATACCGTCATCTTTCCGCCAGGGCATAAGCTCCACCTGGACCATTTCTTTGACGAGCCTGTGCGGCAGATATTTGATGTCTTCATTTCTTCCGCCCATGTTGGAATGCGAAAGCCAGATCCGGCCATTTATAAGCTGGCGCTCGACCGAGTAAACGAATTCGCGAAAGCCAATGCTCTTTCAGCTCGGGGGAAAAGCTTGAACTGGGAGGCTGGTATCAAGGCAGAGGAAGTAATTTTTCTCGATGACATCGGGGAGAATTTGAAGGAGGCACGCAGGCAAGGACTGCGAACAATAAAGGTGAACCTTGGTCGTGCATTCGAGGCCGTGGATGAGCTGGAGAGAGTGACTGGGTTGAAGCTCGCTGGTGATCATCCAAGGATATCCATCCGAGGGAAGGCTCAGAAAGTTAAGGCAAAAATGTGA
- the RPL5 gene encoding 60S ribosomal protein L5 (BUSCO:EOG0926419M) has protein sequence MVFHKLVKNSAYYSRYQTKYKRRQQGKTDYYARKRLITQAKNKYNAPKYRLVVRFTNKDIICQIVTSEISGDKVFVSAYSHELKAYGIEHGLTNWAAAYATGLLIARRALKKLGLDEDFTGVEEADGEFKLTEAAETDDGERRPFKVFLDVGLKRTSTGARVFGAMKGASDGGILVPHSEKRFPGYDMETKELDADTLRNYIFGGHVAEYMETLADDDEERFRSQFQKYVDDDVEAEGLEDLYTEAHAAIREDPFKKAESDAPKKTKEEWKEISKKYKTKKLTKEEKEQRVQERIQELLQQE, from the exons ATG GTCTTCCACAAGTTGGTGAAGAACAGCGCGTACTACAG CCGCTACCAGACCAAGTACAAGCGCCGCCAGCAGGGCAAGACCGATTACTACGCCCGAAAGCGCCTCATCACccaggccaagaacaagtACAATGCTCCCAAGTACCGCCTGGTCGTCCGCTTCACCAACAAGGACATCATTTGCCAGATCGTGACCTCTGAGATCTCTGGCGACAAGGTCTTTGTCTCTGCCTACTCGCACGAGCTCAAGGCCTACGGTATCGAGCACGGTCTCACCAACTGGGCCGCCGCTTACGCTACCGGTCTCCTCATCGCCCGCCGtgccctcaagaagctcggccTCGACGAGGACTTCACTGGTGTCGAGGAGGCTGACGGTGAGTTCAAGCTCACTGAGGCCGCCGAGACCGATGATGGCGAGCGCCGCCCCTTCAAGGTCTTCCTCGATGTTGGTCTGAAGCGAACCTCCACTGGTGCCCGTGTCTTCGGTGCCATGAAGGGCGCCTCTGACGGTGGTATCCTTGTCCCTCACTCCGAGAAGCGATTCCCCGGTTACGACATGGAGACCAAGGAGCTCGATGCCGACACCCTCCGAAACTACATCTTCGGTGGCCATGTTGCTGAGTACATGGAGACCCTcgccgacgacgatgaggagcgTTTCCGCAGTCAGTTCCAGAAGTACGTCGACGATGACGTCGAGGCTGAGGGTCTTGAGGACCTCTACACTGAGGCCCACGCCGCCATCCGTGAGGACCCcttcaagaaggccgagagtGATGCTcccaagaagaccaaggaggagTGGAAGGAGATCTCCAAGAAGTacaagaccaagaagcttaccaaggaggagaaggagcagCGCGTACAGGAGCGTATCCAGGAGCTTCTCCAGCAGGAGTAA
- a CDS encoding hypothetical protein (EggNog:ENOG41) yields MPEVYRHPRAVTASSSSNMVGSWPSVTSTSAPHQAYNPPPTVNNSSDNYPIGSNNYVLHTLPTNESFVTSYSEPRNMSDMSLISSIPEEAPPDLGWPESSMSSSAPTSTFSTPPDNTRRSQFSVPTTNGSWMTATPTYPTTANDITASLDSNTYPGSYSYTDTPPQAYPSVFGDMDLALPGYSEGPSFSTTNQIPIPTVRSMSPSLAVAQSETLVAVPSLPASDGVFGLGACSSGPSDGSLLSTPDLMPLSLSTATRDSIPTYLETYWEHVHPKNPIIHKHTYEDVPEEETEHVHVLQCAMAALATQYIPNADDRMKGAQLHAYAWQKSKVVFNRHHESSSGSSTQGQSAWKIWVAAETQRRLLAACFLLDVHSSRYHQRPYVAAIGLDYTAPDALPIPLTATTTKSWEAHDPQTWTRLRTRKDPKTISSINIRTLSATDVASLPAFDAAILLAACSLFISRRQNPAHVGLMDGALNFESERMLMLGVFPDSAVASTYLALHYTPLYYLLSVSGQSWVFNKKVTDFNVFVEHQKLLGEWCKSSTAAIATVFAARALNMFLKLKASSDREEDRKGKFSQQQAVHWTDISDYWGAYVCSLICWAFGIEDKQDRDNTKNLPKAPKQWILTVADLEPSELQAQNHRNGAQKVMP; encoded by the exons ATGCCGGAAGTCTATAGACACCCTCGAGCAGTAACCGCAAGCAGCAGCTCGAACATGGTTGGCTCATGGCCATCAGTGACATCGACATCTGCTCCTCATCAGGCCTACAATCCACCGCCAACCGTGAACAATTCCTCAGACAACTACCCCATCGGGTCAAACAACTATGTACTCCATACACTGCCAACGAACGAAAGCTTTGTAACAAGCTATTCGGAACCACGAAACATGTCCGACATGTCTCTCATATCATCCATTCCTGAGGAAGCACCCCCTGATCTAGGCTGGCCCGAAAGCTCAATGTCTTCATCAGCCCCTACAAGCACATTCTCGACTCCCCCGGATAACACCAGGCGCTCACAGTTCTCCGTGCCAACAACGAACGGGTCTTGGATGACTGCGACTCCAACTTACCCAACTACTGCAAATGACATCACTGCCAGTCTGGACAGCAACACATACCCTGGCTCGTATTCATATACCGACACTCCGCCACAAGCATATCCTTCTGTCTTTGGCGATATGGATCTTGCATTACCTGGATACTCCGAAGGCCCTTCTTTCAGCACTACCAACCAGATCCCTATTCCTACAGTTCGTAGCATGTCCCCCTCGTTAGCTGTCGCTCAATCTGAGACTTTAGTAGCTGTCCCCTCGCTGCCAGCATCAGATGGAGTTTTCGGATTGGGGGCATGTAGCTCTGGGCCTTCGGATGGTAGCTTATTGAGTACTCCTGATCTGATGCCCCTATCTCTCTCTACAGCAACGAGAGACTCAATTCCGACATATTTAGAAACCTACTGGGAGCATGTCCATCCCAAGAACCCCATCATACATAAGCACACTTACGAGGATGTACCCGAGGAGGAGACAGAGCATGTACATGTGCTCCAATGCGCCATGGCTGCTCTGGCGACACAATATATCCCTAATGCAGACGACCGCATGAAGGGAGCACAGCTTCATGCATACGCCTGGCAAAAGTCAAAAGTG GTTTTTAATCGTCACCATGAatcttcttctggctcttcGACCCAAGGTCAGTCGGCTTGGAAGATCTGGGTTGCTGCAGAAACTCAACGACGACTGCTGGCTGCCTGCTTCCTCCTGGATGTCCACAGTTCACGGTATCATCAACGACCGTATGTTGCCGCCATTGGCCTGGACTACACTGCTCCGGACGCTCTTCCTATTCCACtcacagcaacaacaacaaaatcTTGGGAAGCACATGATCCTCAAACATGGACACGACTACGGACAAGAAAGGACCCGAAAACCATCTcaagcatcaacatcaggaCACTCTCTGCCACTGATGTAGCATCTCTGCCTGCCTTTGACGCGGCAATCTTGCTTGCAGCATGTTCATTATTTATTTCGCGTCGTCAGAACCCAGCACACGTTGGCCTGATGGATGGTGCACTGAACTTTGAGTCGGAGAGAATGCTTATGTTAGGAGTATTTCCTGACTCGGCAGTTGCCAGCACCTACCTAGCCCTTCACTACACACCTCTTTACTACCTATTATCAGTATCTGGGCAGAGCTGGgtcttcaacaagaaggtGACAGACTTCAATGTCTTTGTGGAACACCAGAAGTTACTAGGCGAATGGTGCAAATCTAGCACAGCTGCGATTGCCACGGTTTTTGCTGCCCGTGCTTTGAACATGTTCCTTAAGCTCAAGGCTTCATCCGATCGGGAAGAAGACAGAAAAGGAAAATTCAGCCAGCAACAAGCAGTACATTGGACAGATATTTCGGACTACTGGGGTGCTTACGTTTGCTCGTTGATCTGTTGGGCCTTTGGTATTGAGGATAAACAGGACAGGGATAATACCAAAAATTTGCCAAAAGCTCCAAAGCAGTGGATCTTGACAGTTGCAGATCTGGAGCCGTCTGAGTTGCAAGCTCAGAATCACCGCAATGGGGCTCAAAAGGTT ATGCCGTGA
- a CDS encoding hypothetical protein (EggNog:ENOG41) yields the protein MSSVQRMSSGTSDKEQMTTLLEKIRALLGLYCVLSIISTRQSRRNPLDIPNMETYLKIVSQAQATPSDHSIEYVVRFVQMGERLSRSFGEPHERTLLSPYAVLLEGTGSRFRNDLSRLAESVPNGNVETYGQTFELYRLYLLVRLFEPAIIVACHPEEGVPQFVYLLTCLSNCLDAMQSFFDILLGSPVDLLLRRSILTHDQILYVMLQAAKLLLVEIPDWDTKSIRQTLDLTNILDQMVSCYEEATRLRRAAVKRVVFSTLEEESPNEMTSMLKLIKEIRWLKCWLESRFNGSWREVGEETYQDALKPTWSLGLLEEMPWKI from the exons ATGTCATCAGTTCAAAGAATGAGCTCAGGAACATCTGACAAAGAACAAATGACAACACTATTGGAGAAAATACGagctcttcttgggctttaTTGCGTTCTCTCAAT AATCTCAACGAGACAATCGCGAAGAAATCCTCTCGACATACCCAACATGGAAACTTATCTCAAGATTGTCTCCCAAGCACAGGCAACCCCATCTGATCATTCAATAGAGTATGTCGTTCGGTTCGTTCAGATGGGCGAAAGACTTTCAAGAAGCTTTGGCGAGCCACATGAGCGTACGCTGTTGAGCCCATATGCTGTCCTTCTCGAAGGAACTGGAAGTCGTTTTCGCAACGACCTGAGCCGTCTAGCAGAGTCAGTCCCTAACGGCAATGTTGAAACTTACGGCCAGACGTTTGAGCTTTACCGTTTGTACCTCCTGGTGCGTCTCTTTGAGCCAGCAATTATCGTGGCATGCCACCCTGAGGAGGGCGTTCCTCAATTCGTCTATCTTTTGACATGCTTAAGCAACTGCCTTGACGCAATGCAGTCTTTTTTCgacattcttcttggctcgCCCGTTGATCTGCTATTGCGCCGTTCAATACTCACACACGATCAAATTCTCTATGTCATGTTACAAGCTGCAAAGCTACTTCTCGTTGAGATTCCTGACTGGGATACTAAGTCTATTCGACAGACGTTGGATCTCACCAACATACTAGATCAAATGGTATCATGTTATGAAGAAGCCACACGATTGCGCAGGGCAGCGGTGAAACGAGTTGTCTTTTCAACACTCGAGGAAGAGTCCCCGAACGAGATGACTAGCATgttaaaactaataaaggAAATACGTTGGCTAAAATGCTGGCTCGAGTCCAGATTCAACGGGTCGTGGAGAGAAGTTGGGGAAGAGACATATCAGGATGCACTGAAACCGACTTGGTCTCTAGGACTCTTGGAAGAGATGCCATGGAAGATCTAA
- a CDS encoding hypothetical protein (EggNog:ENOG41) has protein sequence MAPMLTVDLQYLVLSSGDSRIVTNDVPKTLNPEWNATEEIPLTSVQNLVLDVICWDKDRFGKDYMGEFDLALEEIFNNDKVEQEPTWYRLKSKRPGKKTSVVSGEIQLQFSLFDSTNPSATPQQILEKFQALVGTAPAGSRNVTPSMTPNLAPTGSQSAPNPQDSPSDDDDDDFDEDDSDEGDEDEGEQDATKRKRRLRIRGLKKRRRNNPYAFASSGSDVVGIIYLEVIKITDLPPESNLTRTSFDMDPFVVASLGKKTYRTRRIRHDLNPVYNEKMLFHIQSHEQQYSFAFTVIDHDKYSGNDFIASCDLPIHQLIERAPKANPETGLYDLQVPAQAEQLPSRSRFKKLAMSRSNSSSSISKMIRPPLSKHASNTSMASATPAPAPAPTSAPDPNKLAPADVLANTGSDPDSANQDSGDADFYEYNVPLKMKNTEKWEKKHNPVLYLRAKYMPYDALRQQFWRAMLRQYDADESGRISRIELTTMLESLGSTLTENTIDGFFKRFPHRDADNDENWELTMDECVICLEDQLEGRRRSSGTAADKLKGLVPEMKNLLHVPGHGHNNNGGSETPSVLELDSTSGTQTPISNVPTLKTPADEEGDPLDKSDSSDDRSEEHVVEIRECPICHQPRLNKRKDADIITHIATCASQDWRQVNSVLVGGFVTASQAQRKWYSKVITKISYGGYKLGANSANILVQDRLTGQINEEKMSVYVRLGIRLLYKGLKSRDMENKRIRKLLKNLSIKQGKKFDDPASKDEIEKFIAFHGLDMSEVLLPLEEFNNFNEFFYRALKPGARPCSAPDNPHIIVSPADCRSVVFNSITVATKIWVKGREFNMKRLLGDAYPEDVSRFEGGALGIFRLAPQDYHRFHIPVDGVMGKPKTIEGEYYTVNPMAIRSALDVYGENVRVLVPIDSEQHGRVMVICVGAMMVGSTVITRQEGERVHRAEELGYFKFGGSTILLLFEPGRMVFDDDLVDNSKDALETLVRVGMSVGHTPSEQQWTPDMRKKAENITEADKRAAKRRIQGNVALQESPDGSGEEEQPSRLTSKPTIDTMAASAM, from the exons atggccCCAATGCTGACAGTTGACCTTCAGTACCTCGTTCTTTCTAGCGGCGACTCTCGAATTGTAACCAACGATGTCCCAAAGACTCTTAACCCAGAGTGGAACGCCACCGAGGAAATTCCCCTCACATCTGTCCAGAACTTGGTCCTGGATGTCATCTGCTGGGACAAGGACCGCTTTGGAAAAGATTACATGGGCGAGTTCGATCTCGCTCTCGAAgagatcttcaacaacgACAAGGTGGAACAGGAACCTACCTGGTACCGTCTCAAGAGCAAGCGTCCTGGCAAGAAGACGAGTGTTGTCTCTGGCGAAATCCAGTTACAGTTTTCCCTCTTCGACTCGACGAACCCGTCAGCGACACCACAGCAAATCCTCGAAAAGTTCCAAGCCCTTGTAGGAACTGCTCCCGCTGGCTCTCGAAACGTAACACCCTCGATGACACCGAACTTGGCCCCCACAGGCTCCCAGTCCGCCCCCAACCCTCAGGACAGTcctagtgatgatgatgatgacgatttcgacgaagacgactccGACGAgggtgacgaggatgaaggtGAACAAGATGCTACGAAGCGCAAGCGCCGACTTCGAATTCGAggactgaagaagaggagacgcAATAACCCTTATGCCTTTGCCAGCAGTGGCTCTGACGTTGTTGGAATCATCTATCTTGAGGTCATCAAGATCACAGACCTGCCTCCCGAATCGAACCTTACTCGCACAAGCTTCGACATGGACCCGTTCGTTGTGGCATCCCTcggcaagaaaacataccGCACTCGACGCATTCGTCATGACCTCAACCCCGTTTATAACGAGAAGATGCTGTTCCATATCCAAAGTCACGAGCAGCAATACTCCTTCGCTTTTACTGTCATCGACCACGATAAATACTCCGGTAACGATTTCATTGCCTCGTGCGATCTTCCAATCCACCAATTGATCGAGAGAGCCCCCAAAGCAAACCCCGAAACCGGACTCTATGATCTCCAAGTCCCTGCACAGGCCGAGCAGCTTCCTTCGCGATCGCggttcaagaagctcgccaTGTCACGATCCAACTCTTCCTCCAGTATCAGCAAGATGATTCGTCCCCCACTGAGCAAGCACGCCTCCAACACGAGCATGGCATCAGCGactcctgctcctgctcctgcgCCCACCTCAGCACCCGATCCTAACAAGCTGGCACCCGCGGATGTCCTCGCCAATACTGGTTCTGATCCTGACTCAGCCAACCAGGACAGCGGAGATGCCGACTTTTATGAGTATAACGTTcctctgaagatgaagaacacCGAAAAgtgggagaagaagcacaACCCCGTTCTATACCTCCGCGCGAAGTACATGCCATATGATGCCCTCCGACAGCAGTTCTGGCGAGCCATGCTTCGGCAATATGATGCCGATGAGAGTGGTCGCATCAGCAGAATCGAGCTCACAACGATGCTTGAGTCTCTGGGCTCTACGCTTACCGAGAATACCATCGACGGCTTTTTCAAGCGATTCCCCCACCGTGATGCTGATAACGACGAGAACTGGGAGCTCACGATGGACGAGTGCGTTATCTGCTTGGAGGACCAGTTGGAAGGACGAAGGCGATCCTCAGGCACAGCTGCAGATAAACTAAAGGGTTTGGTGCCCGAGATGAAGAACCTCCTCCACGTGCCAGGTCATGGacacaacaacaacggtGGCTCAGAGACCCCCAGCGTTCTAGAACTCGACTCGACGTCGGGAACTCAGACTCCCATCTCAAATGTCCCCACTTTGAAGACACCTGCAGATGAGGAGGGTGACCCCCTCGACAAGTCTGACAGCAGTGACGACCGTTCTGAAGAGCATGTCGTAGAGATCCGAGAATGTCCTATCTGTCACCAGCCGCGACTCAACAAGCGTAAGGATGCTGACATCATCACCCACATTGCGACATGCGCAAGCCAAGACTGGAGGCAAGTCAATAGCGTGCTAGTGGGCGGATTTGTCACAGCCAGTCAGGCGCAGCGCAAGTGGTACTCGAAGGTCATTACCAAGATCTCTTACGGCGGTTACAAGCTGGGTGCCAACTCGGCCAATATCCTTGTGCAAGATCGTCTCACGGGGCAGATCaacgaggagaagatgaGTGTTTATGTAAGACTCGGCATTCGTCTGCTGTACAAGGGACTCAAATCTCGAGATATGGAGAACAAGCGAA TCCGAAAACTGCTCAAAAATCTGAGTATCAAGCAGGGTAAGAAGTTTGACGATCCTGCATCCAAGGATGAAATTGAAAAGTTCATTGCTTTCCATGGTCTCGACATGTCGGAAGTCCTGTTGCCGTTGGAGGAgttcaacaacttcaatGAGTTCTTCTACCGCGCCCTGAAGCCTGGTGCTCGACCCTGCTCTGCGCCCGACAACCCTCACATTATCGTCTCACCAGCCGATTGTCGAAGCGTCGTCTTCAACTCTATCACTGTCGCTACCAAGATTTGGGTCAAGGGTCGTGAGTTTAACATGAAGAGGCTTCTCGGCGACGCCTACCCTGAGGATGTGTCCCGGTTTGAGGGCGGAGCTCTGGGCATCTTCCGACTGGCTCCTCAGGATTATCATCGCTTCCACATCCCTGTGGACGGTGTCATGGGCAAGCCCAAGACGATTGAGGGTGAATACTATACAGTGAACCCCATGGCTATCCGATCGGCTCTGGACGTTTACGGAGAGAACGTGAGAGTTCTCGTGCCAATTGACAGTGAACAACACGGACGCGTCATGGTTATTTGCGTCGGTGCAATGATGGTAGGCAGCACTGTCATTACCCGCCAGGAGGGTGAGAGAGTCCACCGAGCAGAAGAGCTTGGATACTTCAAGTTTGGTGGCAGCACCATCCTGCTGCTTTTTGAACCTGGACGAATGGTGTTCGAcgatgatcttgtcgacaATAGCAAGGATGCACTTGAAACTCTG GTCCGAGTTGGCATGTCTGTTGGCCACACGCCTAGTGAGCAACAGTGGACTCCTGATATGCGAAAGAAGGCAGAGAACATCACGGAAGCGGACAAGAGAGCTGCCAAGAGACGAATCCAGGGCAACGTAGCCTTGCAGGAGTCTCCAGATGGTAGtggagaggaagagcagCCATCAAGATTAACATCCAAGCCCACCATCGATACAATGGCTGCGTCGGCGATGTAG